One stretch of Micromonospora cremea DNA includes these proteins:
- a CDS encoding bifunctional metallophosphatase/5'-nucleotidase gives MTSPSGPSRRQVLAAAAAAATAPLIAAAPAQAAGAARSRTWDLTLLGTSDTHGNVYNWDYYRDAEYDDSKQNDIGVAKLATLINQIRAERRGKATLVLDAGDTIQGTPLATYYAKQEPITATGEKHPMARAMNVIDYDAVTLGNHEFNYGLPLLDVWIRQLGFPALAANAINAKTGKPAFLPYVIKKVSLGFAAPTLRVGILGLTNPGVAIWDKGNVEGKLRFDDMVATAAKWVPIMRARGADLVLISAHGGDSGTSSYGPELPNENPVALIAQQVPGIDAILFGHAHNEVVEKFVTNDKTGEQVLLSEPSKWGQRLTRMDFTLARQHGRWKITTKRASMLNTNTVVEDPKVLAAVRAQHQKTIAYVNQVVAQATVEMSTVESRYKDTPILDFINHVQAETVTTALAGTQYANLPVLSQASPFSRTAVFPAGDVKIRDVAGLYVFDNTLEAVVLSGAEVRAYLEYSAKYFRTLAPGAPVDPEQISDPAVPDYNYDALSGVDYDIDIAKPVGQRITRLVLPGTDTPVADNAQFVVAVNNYRRSGGGNFPGIVKTQVYNAQQEIRQLLIDWAQAKGTIDPADFFQPNWRLVREGVPVF, from the coding sequence ATGACCTCTCCCTCCGGCCCGTCGCGTCGCCAGGTGCTCGCCGCCGCGGCCGCGGCGGCGACCGCCCCGCTGATCGCCGCCGCCCCCGCGCAGGCGGCCGGCGCGGCCCGGTCACGCACCTGGGACCTCACCCTCCTGGGCACGTCGGACACCCACGGCAACGTCTACAACTGGGACTACTACCGGGACGCCGAGTACGACGACAGCAAGCAGAACGACATCGGCGTCGCGAAGTTGGCCACCCTGATCAACCAGATCCGCGCCGAGCGGCGCGGCAAGGCGACGCTGGTGCTCGACGCCGGCGACACCATCCAGGGCACGCCGCTGGCCACGTACTACGCCAAGCAGGAGCCGATCACCGCCACCGGGGAGAAGCACCCGATGGCCCGCGCGATGAACGTCATCGACTACGACGCGGTGACACTGGGCAACCACGAGTTCAACTACGGCCTGCCGCTGCTGGACGTGTGGATCCGCCAGCTCGGCTTCCCGGCGCTCGCCGCGAACGCCATCAACGCGAAGACCGGCAAGCCGGCCTTCCTGCCGTACGTCATCAAGAAGGTCTCCCTCGGCTTCGCCGCGCCGACCCTGCGGGTCGGCATCCTCGGCCTGACCAACCCCGGCGTGGCGATCTGGGACAAGGGCAACGTCGAGGGCAAGCTGCGCTTCGACGACATGGTCGCGACCGCGGCGAAGTGGGTGCCGATCATGCGCGCCCGCGGCGCCGACCTCGTGCTGATCTCCGCGCACGGCGGCGACAGCGGCACCTCCAGCTACGGCCCGGAGCTGCCGAACGAGAACCCGGTGGCCCTGATCGCCCAGCAGGTGCCGGGGATCGACGCGATCCTCTTCGGCCACGCCCACAACGAGGTCGTGGAGAAGTTCGTCACGAACGACAAGACCGGCGAGCAGGTGCTGCTCTCCGAGCCGTCGAAGTGGGGCCAGCGGCTCACCCGGATGGACTTCACCCTTGCCCGGCAGCACGGCCGCTGGAAGATCACCACCAAGCGGGCCAGCATGCTGAACACCAACACGGTGGTGGAGGACCCGAAGGTCCTCGCGGCGGTGCGGGCACAGCACCAGAAGACCATCGCCTACGTCAACCAGGTGGTGGCCCAGGCCACCGTCGAGATGTCCACCGTCGAGTCGCGGTACAAGGACACCCCGATCCTGGACTTCATCAACCACGTCCAGGCCGAGACGGTGACCACGGCGCTGGCGGGCACTCAGTACGCGAACCTGCCAGTGCTGTCGCAGGCCTCGCCGTTCAGCCGCACCGCGGTCTTCCCGGCCGGGGACGTGAAGATCCGCGACGTGGCGGGGCTGTACGTCTTCGACAACACCCTCGAGGCGGTCGTGCTCAGCGGCGCCGAGGTACGTGCCTACCTGGAGTACTCGGCGAAGTACTTCCGCACTCTCGCGCCGGGTGCCCCGGTCGACCCGGAGCAGATCAGCGACCCGGCGGTGCCGGACTACAACTACGACGCCCTCTCCGGCGTCGACTACGACATCGACATCGCCAAGCCGGTCGGCCAGCGGATCACGCGGCTGGTGCTGCCCGGCACCGACACCCCGGTGGCGGACAACGCGCAGTTCGTGGTGGCGGTGAACAACTACCGGCGCAGCGGTGGCGGCAACTTCCCCGGCATCGTGAAGACCCAGGTCTACAACGCGCAGCAGGAGATCCGCCAGCTGCTCATCGACTGGGCGCAGGCCAAGGGGACGATCGACCCGGCCGACTTCTTCCAGCCCAACTGGCGGCTGGTGCGCGAGGGCGTACCGGTCTTCTGA
- a CDS encoding MFS transporter, which yields MTAARSPQPVDAAENRRRWQAVGVGLVAAFMTLLDVSIVNVAVPSIDRALHASPSDLQWVLSGYALTFGLVLVPAGRFGDARGRRNAFVFGIALFTVTSALAGLATSPAWLVVARLLQGAAAGVVNPQVIGMIQQLFRGPERARPFGVLGATIGISTAVGPLLGGLLIAIGGEEHGWRWVFFVNVPVGIVAAILGWRLLPGRPEGQPDRRRLDPVGVLLLGVGVVLVLLPLVQEQQWRTPWKWALIPAGLAVLVAFGLWERWYARHREPLFDLRLFSFQSYTLGSLIALVYFGGFTAIFFIFTLFLQNGLGYSALVAGLAITPFALGSAAASALGGRIVNRFGRPLVAIGLLGVVIGLAGTVVALRLAPDAPAPWVTAGPLLVAGIGSGLVIAPNQTLTLAQVPVPQAGSGAGMLQTGQRIGAAAGIAAVGSLFFSSLADNHGNWTTAFEHSLMLATGIIALALIAALIDILRTRNHTKY from the coding sequence ATGACAGCGGCGCGCTCGCCGCAGCCGGTCGACGCGGCGGAGAACCGGCGACGCTGGCAGGCCGTCGGCGTCGGGTTGGTCGCCGCGTTCATGACGCTGCTCGACGTGAGCATCGTCAACGTCGCCGTGCCGTCCATCGACCGTGCGCTGCACGCCTCCCCGAGCGACCTGCAGTGGGTCCTCTCGGGGTACGCGCTCACCTTCGGCCTGGTGCTGGTACCGGCCGGCCGCTTCGGTGATGCCCGTGGCCGGCGTAACGCGTTCGTCTTCGGCATCGCGCTGTTCACCGTGACCAGCGCGCTCGCCGGTCTGGCCACCTCCCCGGCGTGGCTGGTCGTCGCCCGCCTGCTTCAGGGCGCCGCAGCCGGCGTGGTCAACCCCCAGGTGATCGGGATGATCCAGCAACTGTTCCGGGGGCCGGAACGGGCCCGCCCGTTCGGAGTGCTCGGCGCCACCATCGGTATCTCCACCGCCGTCGGCCCGCTGCTCGGGGGTCTGCTCATCGCGATCGGCGGCGAGGAGCACGGGTGGCGGTGGGTCTTCTTCGTCAACGTGCCGGTCGGCATCGTCGCGGCGATCCTCGGCTGGCGCCTGCTGCCGGGCCGACCCGAGGGCCAGCCGGACCGGCGGCGACTCGACCCGGTCGGCGTACTGCTGCTCGGCGTGGGCGTCGTGCTGGTCCTGCTGCCGCTGGTGCAGGAGCAGCAGTGGCGGACCCCGTGGAAGTGGGCGCTCATCCCGGCCGGCCTGGCGGTGCTGGTCGCCTTCGGGTTATGGGAGCGCTGGTACGCGCGGCACCGGGAGCCGTTGTTCGACCTGCGGTTGTTCAGCTTCCAGTCGTACACCCTGGGTTCGCTCATCGCTCTGGTCTACTTCGGTGGCTTCACCGCGATCTTCTTCATCTTCACCCTATTTCTGCAGAACGGCCTCGGCTACAGCGCACTCGTCGCCGGCCTCGCCATCACGCCGTTCGCCCTCGGTTCGGCCGCGGCGTCCGCGTTGGGCGGACGCATCGTGAACCGCTTCGGCCGGCCGCTGGTCGCCATCGGCCTGCTCGGCGTGGTGATCGGGCTGGCCGGAACGGTGGTCGCGCTGCGCCTCGCGCCGGACGCCCCGGCGCCCTGGGTGACCGCCGGTCCGCTGCTCGTCGCCGGCATCGGCAGCGGCCTGGTGATCGCACCCAACCAGACCCTCACCCTCGCCCAGGTGCCGGTACCCCAGGCGGGCAGCGGCGCCGGCATGCTCCAGACCGGTCAACGGATCGGGGCCGCGGCCGGCATCGCCGCCGTCGGCTCGCTGTTCTTCTCCTCGCTCGCCGACAACCACGGCAACTGGACCACCGCCTTCGAACACTCACTCATGCTGGCCACCGGGATCATCGCGCTCGCGCTGATCGCCGCGCTGATCGACATCCTGCGCACGCGCAACCACACCAAGTACTGA
- the fdh gene encoding formate dehydrogenase: MGLRTFIEGWPVYRQLTGTDPLGRGAAAQSARSAELTARTEDADSVARSVCPYCAVGCGQRVFVKDGQVTQIEGDPDSPISRGRLCPKGAASKSLVTSPLRQTTVRYRRPYSTQWEDLELDTALDMIADRMLAAREQTWEDVDGEGRPLNRTLGISSLGGATLDNEENYLIKKLFTAMGALQIENQARIUHSATVPGLGASFGRGGATDFQQDIANADVIVIQGSNMAEAHPVGFQWVMEAKRRGAKVFHVDPRFTRTSAVADSYLPIRAGTDIALLGGVVRYILDNELDFREYVLSYTNAATIVSEEFTDTEDGDGFFSGFDPVTGSYVQDSWQYEGHEGSSGSGHTAKERDSAAGLRHESHGAEVGGQTRRDETLQHPRCVYQILKRHFARYTPEMVERVCGISQEKFLELAQAWTQNSGRERTGMLIYSVGWTQHSVGVQYIRTGAIIQLLLGNMGRPGGGVMALRGHASIQGSTDIPTLFNLLPGYLPMPHHADHPTFDEWVDSIRHPGQKGFWGNARSFAASLLKAYWGDAATPENDFCYGYMPRMTGDHGTYQQVLDMIDGKIKGYFLLGQNPAVGSAHGRAQRLGMANLDWLVVRDLFMIESATFWQHAPEIETGEIVPEQCRTEVFFLPAASHVEKEGSFTQTQRLLQWREKAVEPPGDARSELWFFYHLGRKLREKLADSDLPRDRALLDLTWDYPTHGPHAEPSAEAVLREINGYDVSTGRPLSSFGEARADGSTAIGCWIYTGVYADGVNQAARRKSRHEQDWVAAEWGWAWPANRRILYNRASADPDGKPWSERKKYVWWDPEKAEWTGYDVPDFEKTKPPSYRPPPGASGTEGIAGDDPFVMQGDGKGWLYAPSGVLDGPMPTHYEPVESPVRNPLYQQQANPTRKMYAHPVNSVNPSPPEEHSQVFPYVFTVSRLTEHHTAGGMSRTVRPLAELQPEMFVEVSPELAAEVGLAHLGWAHLVSGRAVIEAKVLVTDRLTPLRVDGRIIHQVWLPYHFGFEGLVTGDSANDLFGISLDPNVLIQESKIGTCDVRPGRRPSGPALLDLVAEYQRRAGITPGRNAPAVTTDSDGEGRGDT, encoded by the coding sequence ATGGGTCTGCGGACCTTCATCGAGGGTTGGCCGGTCTACCGGCAGCTCACCGGCACGGACCCGCTGGGCCGGGGTGCCGCGGCGCAGTCTGCCCGCTCGGCGGAGTTGACCGCCCGCACCGAGGACGCCGACAGCGTGGCCCGCTCGGTCTGCCCGTACTGCGCGGTGGGCTGCGGTCAGCGGGTGTTCGTGAAGGACGGGCAGGTCACCCAGATCGAGGGTGATCCGGACAGCCCGATCTCGCGGGGTCGGCTCTGCCCGAAGGGTGCGGCCAGCAAGAGCCTGGTGACCAGCCCGTTGCGGCAGACGACGGTTCGCTACCGCCGCCCGTACTCGACGCAGTGGGAGGATCTGGAGCTCGACACCGCGCTCGACATGATCGCCGACCGGATGCTCGCCGCCCGCGAGCAGACCTGGGAGGACGTCGACGGCGAGGGCCGGCCGCTCAACCGGACGCTGGGTATCTCCAGCCTGGGTGGGGCGACGCTGGACAACGAGGAGAACTACCTCATCAAGAAGTTGTTCACCGCGATGGGGGCGCTCCAGATCGAGAACCAGGCCCGTATTTGACACTCCGCCACTGTCCCCGGTCTGGGGGCCAGCTTCGGTCGTGGCGGTGCGACGGACTTTCAGCAGGACATCGCCAACGCTGACGTCATCGTCATCCAGGGTTCGAACATGGCCGAGGCGCATCCGGTGGGCTTCCAGTGGGTGATGGAGGCCAAGCGCCGGGGCGCGAAGGTCTTCCATGTCGACCCGCGGTTCACCCGGACCAGCGCGGTGGCGGACTCGTACCTGCCGATCCGGGCGGGCACCGACATCGCGCTGCTGGGTGGGGTGGTGCGCTACATCCTGGACAACGAGCTGGACTTCCGTGAGTACGTGCTGTCGTACACCAACGCGGCGACGATCGTCAGCGAGGAGTTCACCGACACCGAGGACGGCGACGGGTTCTTCTCCGGCTTCGACCCGGTGACCGGCAGCTACGTGCAGGACAGCTGGCAGTACGAGGGGCACGAGGGCTCCTCCGGCAGCGGGCACACCGCCAAGGAGCGGGACAGCGCCGCCGGCCTGCGGCACGAGTCGCACGGCGCGGAGGTGGGCGGGCAGACCCGCCGCGATGAGACGTTGCAGCACCCGCGCTGCGTCTACCAGATCCTCAAGCGGCACTTCGCCCGTTACACGCCGGAGATGGTGGAGCGGGTCTGTGGCATCTCGCAGGAGAAGTTCCTGGAGCTGGCCCAGGCCTGGACGCAGAACTCCGGCCGCGAGCGGACTGGCATGCTGATCTACTCGGTCGGCTGGACGCAGCACAGCGTCGGGGTGCAGTACATCCGCACCGGCGCGATCATCCAGTTGCTGCTGGGCAACATGGGTCGTCCGGGTGGTGGGGTCATGGCGCTGCGTGGGCACGCCAGCATCCAGGGCTCGACGGACATCCCGACCCTGTTCAACCTGCTGCCCGGCTACCTGCCGATGCCACACCACGCCGATCACCCGACGTTCGACGAGTGGGTGGACAGCATTCGCCACCCGGGGCAGAAGGGCTTCTGGGGCAACGCCCGTTCGTTTGCCGCCAGCCTGCTCAAGGCGTACTGGGGCGATGCGGCGACGCCGGAGAACGACTTCTGTTACGGCTACATGCCGCGGATGACCGGCGACCATGGGACGTACCAGCAGGTGCTCGACATGATCGACGGGAAGATCAAGGGGTACTTCCTGCTCGGGCAGAACCCGGCCGTCGGTTCGGCACACGGTCGCGCCCAGCGTCTCGGCATGGCGAACCTGGACTGGCTCGTCGTGCGGGACCTCTTCATGATCGAGAGCGCCACGTTCTGGCAGCACGCGCCGGAGATCGAGACCGGCGAGATCGTGCCCGAGCAGTGTCGTACCGAGGTGTTCTTCCTGCCCGCCGCCTCGCACGTGGAGAAGGAGGGCAGCTTCACCCAGACCCAGCGCCTGCTGCAGTGGCGCGAGAAGGCCGTCGAACCACCGGGCGACGCCCGCTCCGAGCTGTGGTTCTTCTACCACCTCGGCCGCAAGCTGCGGGAGAAGCTGGCCGACTCGGACCTGCCACGCGACCGGGCGCTGCTCGACCTCACCTGGGACTACCCCACGCACGGCCCGCACGCCGAGCCCAGCGCCGAGGCGGTGCTGCGCGAGATCAACGGGTACGACGTGTCGACCGGCCGCCCACTGTCCTCGTTCGGCGAGGCCCGCGCGGACGGCTCCACCGCGATCGGCTGCTGGATCTACACCGGCGTGTACGCGGACGGTGTGAACCAGGCGGCCCGGCGCAAGTCCCGCCACGAGCAGGACTGGGTGGCCGCGGAGTGGGGCTGGGCCTGGCCGGCGAACCGCCGCATTCTCTACAACCGCGCCTCCGCCGACCCGGACGGCAAACCGTGGAGCGAGCGCAAGAAGTACGTCTGGTGGGACCCGGAGAAGGCCGAGTGGACCGGCTACGACGTGCCGGACTTCGAGAAGACCAAACCGCCGTCGTACCGGCCGCCACCGGGTGCGTCCGGCACCGAGGGCATCGCCGGTGACGACCCGTTCGTCATGCAGGGCGACGGCAAGGGCTGGCTGTACGCGCCCAGCGGGGTCCTGGACGGGCCGATGCCGACGCACTACGAGCCGGTCGAGTCGCCGGTGCGCAACCCGCTCTACCAGCAGCAGGCCAACCCGACCCGCAAGATGTACGCGCATCCAGTCAACTCGGTGAACCCGAGCCCGCCGGAGGAGCACAGTCAGGTCTTCCCGTACGTATTCACGGTCAGCCGGCTCACCGAGCACCACACCGCGGGTGGGATGAGCCGGACGGTCCGTCCGCTGGCCGAGCTGCAACCGGAGATGTTCGTCGAGGTGTCCCCGGAGTTGGCCGCCGAGGTCGGGCTGGCGCATCTGGGCTGGGCCCACCTGGTCAGTGGCCGTGCGGTAATCGAAGCGAAGGTGCTGGTGACCGATCGGCTCACGCCGTTGCGGGTGGACGGTCGAATCATCCACCAGGTGTGGTTGCCGTACCACTTCGGCTTCGAGGGCCTGGTGACCGGCGACTCGGCCAACGACCTGTTCGGCATCAGCCTCGACCCCAACGTCCTGATCCAGGAGAGCAAGATCGGTACGTGCGACGTCCGACCGGGCCGCCGCCCCAGCGGGCCTGCCCTGCTCGACCTGGTGGCCGAGTATCAGCGGCGAGCCGGGATCACCCCGGGGCGGAACGCCCCGGCAGTCACCACCGACAGCGACGGGGAGGGGCGCGGTGATACCTGA
- a CDS encoding nucleotidyl transferase AbiEii/AbiGii toxin family protein, translated as MIAAHLHEFYREVARVALAAAGPHRFVLGGGVAWAAHGLVARPTEDVDLFADVEGAAAAASAGVRVALERAGFTVTDADPDSDLADLFDGYGRDMKDFVVSRDGRQIRLSLARLDRQQSPVVMDLGPVMDVRDLVANKIAALVNRREVRDFIDVAAALEHYDVTELLELARQVDPALDPADVRAAGRYLDRLPDQRFGRYGLGPTDVARVRQRLATWPR; from the coding sequence GTGATCGCAGCACACCTGCACGAGTTCTACCGCGAGGTGGCGCGGGTGGCGCTCGCCGCGGCCGGGCCGCACCGGTTCGTGCTGGGCGGCGGGGTCGCCTGGGCCGCGCACGGGCTGGTCGCCCGCCCCACCGAGGACGTGGACCTCTTCGCCGACGTGGAGGGCGCCGCCGCGGCCGCCTCCGCCGGGGTACGCGTGGCGTTGGAGCGGGCCGGGTTCACGGTCACCGACGCCGATCCGGACAGCGACCTCGCCGACCTGTTCGACGGGTACGGGCGGGACATGAAGGACTTCGTGGTGAGCCGCGACGGGCGGCAGATCCGGCTCAGCCTGGCGCGGCTCGACCGGCAGCAGAGCCCGGTCGTGATGGACCTCGGGCCGGTGATGGACGTCCGCGACCTGGTCGCCAACAAGATCGCGGCGTTGGTCAACCGGCGGGAGGTTCGTGACTTCATCGACGTGGCGGCAGCTCTGGAGCACTACGACGTGACCGAGCTGTTGGAGCTGGCCCGGCAGGTCGACCCCGCACTGGACCCGGCGGACGTACGGGCCGCCGGGCGGTACCTGGACCGGCTGCCCGACCAGCGCTTCGGCCGCTACGGCCTGGGCCCCACGGACGTCGCCCGCGTCCGGCAGCGCCTGGCCACCTGGCCACGCTGA
- a CDS encoding geranylgeranyl reductase family protein, with amino-acid sequence MIVWDLVVVGAGPAGLSAAHAAARAGVRTLVVERAEHPRYKTCGGGLIGTSLAAVRDRIEVPAHDRVTRVTFTRDGRREFTRRHDSPVVIMVRREEFDDRLRAAAVAAGAQVRERVVVRAIEQDPEVVRLRLADGTSLAARAVIGADGSSGVTARHVGVRYRQVDLGLELEVPVPPAEQERWRGRLLLDWGAMPGSYAWVFPKGDRLTVGVIAGRGAGEGTRDYLRRFVDRLGLSGLPAEHDSGHLTRCRTDDSPLRRGRVLVVGDAAGLLEPWSREGISFALRSGELAGAAVADGELTGYERAVAERLVPSMRAGYRLLELFTRRPEAFHALLATPPGWRMFVQFCQGRASFDEMLARRSIRAALAVLDRLPGPRRQPASAPARP; translated from the coding sequence GTGATCGTCTGGGATCTCGTCGTCGTCGGCGCCGGCCCCGCCGGGCTCTCCGCGGCACATGCCGCCGCCCGCGCCGGCGTCCGCACCCTGGTTGTCGAGCGGGCCGAGCACCCGCGTTACAAGACCTGCGGCGGTGGTCTGATCGGCACGTCATTGGCCGCCGTGCGGGACCGGATCGAGGTGCCCGCGCACGACCGGGTGACCCGGGTGACGTTCACCCGCGACGGCCGCCGTGAGTTCACCCGCCGGCACGACAGTCCGGTGGTGATCATGGTGCGCCGCGAGGAGTTCGACGACCGGCTGCGCGCGGCGGCGGTCGCCGCCGGCGCGCAGGTGCGGGAGCGGGTAGTGGTCCGCGCCATCGAACAGGACCCGGAGGTGGTACGCCTGCGGCTGGCCGACGGTACGTCGCTCGCGGCCCGCGCGGTGATCGGCGCGGACGGCTCCTCGGGGGTGACCGCCCGGCACGTGGGGGTCCGCTACCGGCAGGTGGACCTGGGTTTGGAGCTGGAGGTGCCGGTGCCGCCCGCGGAGCAGGAGCGGTGGCGGGGACGGCTGCTGCTGGACTGGGGCGCGATGCCGGGCTCGTACGCGTGGGTCTTTCCCAAGGGCGACCGGCTGACGGTCGGCGTGATCGCGGGCCGGGGTGCGGGGGAGGGGACGCGGGACTACCTGCGGCGGTTCGTCGACCGGTTGGGGCTGAGTGGGCTGCCGGCGGAGCACGACTCAGGTCACCTGACCCGCTGTCGTACCGACGACTCGCCGTTGCGGCGCGGTCGGGTGCTGGTCGTGGGGGACGCGGCCGGTCTGCTGGAGCCGTGGAGCCGGGAGGGCATCAGCTTCGCGCTGCGCTCCGGCGAGCTGGCCGGAGCGGCGGTCGCCGACGGCGAGTTGACCGGGTACGAGCGGGCGGTGGCCGAGCGCCTGGTGCCGTCGATGCGGGCGGGGTACCGCCTGCTCGAGCTTTTCACCCGCCGCCCGGAGGCGTTCCACGCCCTGTTGGCGACTCCGCCGGGGTGGCGGATGTTCGTCCAGTTCTGTCAGGGCCGGGCCAGCTTCGACGAGATGCTGGCGCGCCGATCGATCCGGGCGGCGCTCGCGGTGCTGGACCGGCTACCGGGTCCTCGCCGGCAGCCTGCTTCGGCACCAGCCCGCCCCTGA